The Azospirillum brasilense genome window below encodes:
- a CDS encoding flagellar basal body-associated FliL family protein, which produces MPVLVAVFLVLLAALGTWTVVSGNSGARSASGDRKAQKTYASLPTMTFTLGGSDARLVDIRVLLEIEPTGDPNPATPFVPRIADQMADRLRQIEPGQLNGAEGANLIKSTVASVMKREAQAIRVREVLLERMVVR; this is translated from the coding sequence ATGCCTGTCCTCGTTGCGGTGTTTCTGGTGCTGCTCGCCGCGCTGGGCACCTGGACGGTGGTGTCGGGCAATTCCGGCGCCCGCAGCGCCAGTGGCGACCGCAAGGCGCAGAAGACCTACGCGTCCCTGCCGACGATGACCTTCACGCTGGGCGGCAGCGACGCGCGGCTGGTGGACATCCGCGTGCTTCTGGAGATCGAGCCCACCGGGGACCCGAACCCGGCCACGCCCTTCGTTCCCCGCATCGCCGACCAGATGGCCGACCGTCTTCGTCAGATCGAGCCGGGCCAGTTGAACGGGGCCGAGGGGGCCAACCTGATCAAGAGCACCGTGGCGAGCGTGATGAAGCGCGAGGCGCAGGCCATCCGCGTGCGCGAGGTGCTGCTGGAACGGATGGTGGTGCGGTAG
- the gor gene encoding glutathione-disulfide reductase gives MAEFDFDLFTIGAGSGGVAASRRAASMGAKVAICEGSRVGGTCVIRGCVPKKLLVYAAQFRDAFEDSCAYGWSTTTPAFDWATLIGRKDAEIDRLNGIYIKMLENSGVTLHTGFGRLIDRHSVEVANQRYTAKNILVATGGWPALPKIPGIEHAVTSNEALQLGTLPHSVIILGGGYIAVEFAGIFRGLGAEVTIMIRGEELLNGFDDDIRVALAQEMRKRGITILTRTQPVKVEEGPGGFTVTDQLGREHSAGLVMAATGRRPNTRDLGLEAAGVALDDAGAIRVDEYSRTSVDNIFAVGDVTDRMALTPVAIAEGRAFVETLFNDNPTSISYANIPTAVFSIPPLGTVGLTEAEARAKFATVDIYKAGFRPMKHTMSGRDERVLMKLVVDGESQRVLGCHMMGMDAPEIVQGLGIALNCGATKKDFDRTIALHPSTAEEFVLMREKVS, from the coding sequence GTGGCCGAGTTTGATTTCGACCTTTTCACCATCGGTGCCGGCTCCGGCGGCGTCGCGGCCAGCCGGCGGGCCGCCTCCATGGGGGCCAAGGTCGCCATCTGCGAAGGCAGCCGCGTCGGCGGCACCTGCGTCATCCGCGGCTGCGTGCCGAAGAAGCTGCTGGTCTACGCCGCCCAGTTCCGCGACGCCTTCGAGGACTCCTGCGCCTATGGCTGGTCCACCACCACGCCAGCCTTCGACTGGGCCACGCTGATCGGGCGCAAGGACGCCGAGATCGACCGGCTGAACGGCATCTACATCAAGATGCTGGAGAATTCCGGGGTCACTCTGCACACCGGCTTCGGGCGGCTGATCGACCGCCATTCGGTCGAGGTGGCGAACCAGCGCTACACCGCGAAGAACATCCTGGTCGCCACCGGCGGCTGGCCGGCGCTGCCCAAGATTCCGGGGATCGAGCACGCCGTCACCTCCAACGAGGCGCTGCAGCTCGGCACCCTGCCCCACTCCGTGATCATCCTGGGCGGCGGCTACATCGCCGTGGAGTTCGCCGGGATCTTCCGGGGCTTGGGCGCCGAGGTCACGATCATGATCCGCGGCGAGGAGCTTCTGAACGGCTTCGACGACGACATCCGCGTCGCGCTGGCCCAGGAGATGCGCAAGCGCGGCATCACCATCCTCACCCGCACCCAGCCGGTGAAGGTCGAGGAGGGCCCCGGCGGTTTCACCGTCACCGACCAACTGGGGCGGGAGCATTCCGCCGGCCTCGTCATGGCGGCGACCGGGCGCCGTCCGAACACGCGCGACCTCGGGCTGGAAGCCGCCGGCGTGGCGCTGGACGACGCCGGGGCGATCCGGGTGGACGAGTATTCGCGCACCAGCGTGGACAACATCTTCGCCGTCGGCGACGTGACCGACCGCATGGCCCTGACCCCCGTCGCCATCGCCGAGGGGCGCGCCTTCGTGGAGACGCTGTTCAACGACAACCCGACCAGCATCAGCTACGCCAACATCCCGACCGCCGTCTTCTCCATCCCGCCGCTCGGGACCGTCGGCCTGACCGAGGCGGAGGCGCGGGCGAAATTCGCGACGGTGGACATCTACAAGGCCGGCTTCCGCCCGATGAAGCACACCATGTCGGGCCGCGACGAGCGCGTCCTGATGAAGCTGGTCGTGGACGGCGAGAGCCAGCGCGTGCTGGGTTGTCACATGATGGGCATGGACGCGCCGGAGATCGTCCAGGGGCTGGGCATCGCCCTGAACTGCGGCGCCACGAAGAAAGATTTCGACCGCACCATCGCCCTCCATCCGTCTACCGCGGAGGAGTTCGTCCTGATGCGCGAGAAGGTGTCCTGA
- a CDS encoding manganese catalase family protein — MFMHNKNLMYTVRVAEPDPKLASLMLEQFGGPQGELAAALRYFTQGLSDEDPGRKDMLIDIATEELSHLEIIGSIVAMLTKGVKGKLAEGAEEVTDLYADIAKGNGSHTLALLYGGGPALTNSAGQLWTGGYIDSIGEPTADLRSNIAAESRAKIIYERLINITPDPGVKDALTFLMTREIAHQKMFEKALYSIENNFPPGKLPGNPEYTDKYYNMSQGDGDMRGPWNQGEQWEFVNVTPDQAPVSGGDGNPSVRLAAEEMKAVNEAAKRTMSRTDVNPVTGADLGAGPGSGKMTPVK, encoded by the coding sequence ATGTTCATGCACAACAAGAACCTGATGTACACGGTCCGCGTCGCCGAACCGGACCCGAAGCTGGCCAGCCTGATGCTGGAACAGTTCGGCGGACCCCAGGGCGAGTTGGCGGCGGCCTTGCGCTACTTCACGCAGGGCCTGTCCGACGAGGACCCGGGCCGCAAGGACATGCTGATCGACATCGCGACCGAGGAACTGAGCCATCTGGAGATCATCGGCAGCATCGTCGCCATGCTGACCAAGGGCGTGAAGGGCAAACTGGCCGAGGGCGCCGAGGAGGTCACCGACCTCTACGCCGACATCGCCAAGGGCAACGGCAGCCACACGCTGGCCCTGCTCTACGGCGGCGGCCCGGCCCTGACCAACTCCGCGGGGCAGCTGTGGACCGGCGGCTACATCGACAGCATCGGCGAGCCCACCGCCGACCTGCGCTCCAACATCGCCGCGGAATCGCGGGCCAAGATCATCTATGAGCGCCTCATCAACATCACCCCCGATCCGGGCGTGAAGGACGCGCTGACCTTCCTGATGACCCGCGAAATCGCGCACCAGAAGATGTTCGAGAAGGCGCTCTATTCCATCGAGAACAACTTCCCGCCGGGCAAGCTGCCGGGCAACCCGGAATACACCGACAAGTACTACAACATGAGCCAGGGCGACGGCGACATGCGCGGCCCGTGGAACCAGGGCGAGCAGTGGGAGTTCGTCAACGTCACGCCCGACCAGGCCCCGGTCAGCGGCGGCGACGGCAATCCCTCGGTCCGGCTGGCGGCGGAAGAGATGAAGGCCGTCAACGAGGCCGCCAAGCGCACCATGTCGCGCACCGACGTGAACCCGGTGACGGGTGCCGACCTCGGCGCCGGCCCCGGCTCCGGCAAGATGACCCCGGTGAAGTAA
- a CDS encoding nicotinate phosphoribosyltransferase — protein sequence MDETRNKPPASQTPASHPPASAITEWTDTYFKRTKEAVGKFGDKKVTYAIFMRRPVVCAPRLAIEWLEAVARERGFDLDIVLNYPEGKWVGAGEPILYITGSFYHLVDTETIILQKLGPACVGAYNAFTMCADLPKTAFLAMEARHCAGTEMEEMMAYAASVGSDRAKRKVGAKGFIGNATDATAHFFGQKKGMGTMPHALIGYAGSTVRAAEMFHETFPELPLTVLVDYFGREVTDALEVCRRFPGLAAQGKLAVRLDTPGGRFLEGLDPPGSYAVLERHAPHSIRGYRDETQLRYLIGTGVSAAAIHFMREKLDEAGFPAVKIVASSGFGPAKCRLMAEANAPVDIIGTGSYLPERWTETYATADIIEYDGEKRVKVGREFLFRK from the coding sequence ATGGACGAGACCAGGAACAAGCCGCCGGCCAGTCAGACGCCCGCCAGCCATCCGCCCGCGTCGGCCATCACCGAATGGACCGACACCTATTTCAAGCGGACCAAGGAGGCGGTCGGGAAATTCGGGGACAAGAAGGTCACCTACGCCATCTTCATGCGCCGCCCGGTGGTCTGCGCGCCGCGACTCGCCATCGAATGGCTGGAGGCGGTGGCGCGGGAGCGCGGGTTCGACCTCGACATCGTCCTGAACTATCCGGAAGGAAAGTGGGTCGGTGCGGGTGAGCCGATCCTCTACATCACCGGCTCCTTCTACCATCTGGTCGATACCGAGACGATCATCCTGCAGAAGCTCGGCCCCGCCTGCGTCGGCGCCTACAACGCCTTCACCATGTGCGCCGACCTGCCGAAGACCGCCTTCCTCGCCATGGAGGCGCGCCACTGCGCCGGCACGGAGATGGAGGAGATGATGGCCTACGCCGCCTCGGTCGGGTCGGACCGGGCGAAGCGCAAGGTCGGCGCCAAGGGCTTCATCGGCAACGCCACCGACGCCACCGCCCATTTCTTCGGCCAGAAGAAGGGCATGGGCACGATGCCGCACGCGCTGATCGGCTACGCCGGATCGACCGTGCGGGCGGCGGAGATGTTCCACGAGACCTTCCCCGAGCTGCCGCTGACCGTCCTGGTCGATTACTTCGGGCGCGAGGTGACCGACGCGCTGGAGGTCTGCCGTCGCTTCCCCGGCCTCGCCGCGCAGGGCAAGCTGGCGGTGCGGCTCGACACGCCGGGTGGGCGCTTCCTGGAAGGGCTGGACCCGCCGGGTTCCTACGCGGTGCTGGAGCGGCACGCTCCCCATTCCATCCGCGGCTACCGCGACGAGACGCAGCTCCGCTACCTGATCGGCACCGGCGTGTCGGCCGCGGCGATCCATTTCATGCGCGAGAAGCTGGACGAAGCCGGTTTCCCGGCGGTGAAGATCGTCGCCAGTTCCGGCTTCGGCCCGGCGAAGTGCCGCCTGATGGCGGAGGCCAACGCCCCCGTCGACATCATCGGCACCGGCAGCTATCTGCCCGAGCGCTGGACAGAGACCTACGCCACCGCCGACATCATCGAATACGACGGCGAGAAGCGTGTGAAGGTCGGCCGCGAGTTCCTGTTCCGCAAGTAG
- the gabD gene encoding NADP-dependent succinate-semialdehyde dehydrogenase, translated as MPYDSVDTARRLGLKDAELLRFQGFVDGRWIDADSGKTVEVTNPADGSVLGSVPMMGADETRRAIDAAERAWPAWRALTAKERAKTLRTWFDLMMANQEDLARIMTAEQGKPLAEARGEVAYAASFIEWFAEEGKRVYGDTIPQHLPGRRIVVTKEPIGVTAAITPWNFPAAMITRKAGPALAAGCPMVIKPATATPLTALAMAVLAERAGIPAGILAVVTGSARAIGGEMTGNPTVRKLTFTGSTEIGKELMAQCAGTVKKISLELGGNAPFLVFNDADLDEAVKGAIASKYRNTGQTCVCANRLLVQSGVYDAFAAKLAEAVKALKVGPGLTTEGAQQGPLIDMAAVEKVEDHIRDATEKGARVVLGGKRHELGGSFFEPTILADVTPAMKVAREETFGPVAPLFRFETEEEAVRMANATEFGLAAYFYSRDIGRVWRVAEALEYGIVGINEGIISTEVAPFGGMKESGIGREGSKYGIEDYLEIKYLCMGSIGG; from the coding sequence ATGCCGTATGATTCCGTGGACACCGCCCGCCGTCTTGGGTTGAAGGACGCCGAGCTGCTGCGATTCCAGGGCTTCGTCGATGGCCGGTGGATCGACGCCGACAGCGGCAAGACCGTGGAGGTGACCAACCCCGCCGACGGCAGCGTCCTGGGCAGCGTGCCGATGATGGGCGCGGACGAGACGCGCCGCGCCATCGACGCCGCCGAACGGGCCTGGCCGGCCTGGCGGGCCCTGACCGCGAAGGAGCGCGCGAAGACCCTGCGGACGTGGTTCGACCTGATGATGGCGAACCAGGAGGATCTCGCCCGCATCATGACGGCGGAGCAGGGCAAGCCGCTCGCCGAGGCGCGGGGCGAGGTGGCCTACGCCGCATCCTTCATCGAATGGTTCGCCGAGGAGGGCAAGCGCGTCTACGGCGACACCATCCCGCAGCATCTGCCGGGCCGCCGCATCGTCGTGACCAAGGAGCCGATCGGCGTCACCGCCGCCATCACGCCGTGGAACTTCCCGGCGGCGATGATCACCCGCAAGGCCGGCCCGGCGCTGGCCGCCGGCTGCCCGATGGTCATCAAGCCGGCGACCGCCACCCCGCTGACCGCGCTCGCCATGGCGGTTCTGGCGGAGCGGGCGGGCATCCCGGCGGGCATCCTCGCCGTCGTCACCGGCTCGGCCCGCGCCATCGGCGGCGAGATGACCGGCAACCCGACGGTGCGCAAGCTGACCTTCACCGGCTCCACAGAGATCGGCAAGGAGCTGATGGCCCAGTGCGCCGGCACGGTGAAGAAGATATCACTGGAACTGGGCGGCAACGCGCCTTTCCTGGTCTTCAACGACGCCGACCTCGACGAGGCGGTGAAGGGCGCTATCGCGTCCAAGTACCGCAACACCGGCCAGACCTGCGTCTGCGCGAACCGGCTGCTGGTGCAGTCCGGAGTCTACGACGCCTTCGCGGCCAAGCTGGCCGAGGCGGTGAAGGCGCTGAAGGTCGGCCCCGGCCTGACCACGGAGGGGGCGCAGCAGGGGCCGCTGATCGACATGGCCGCGGTGGAGAAGGTCGAGGACCACATCCGCGACGCCACGGAGAAGGGCGCCCGCGTGGTGCTGGGCGGCAAGCGGCATGAGCTGGGCGGCAGCTTCTTCGAGCCGACCATTCTCGCCGACGTGACCCCGGCGATGAAGGTGGCGCGCGAGGAGACCTTCGGCCCGGTCGCCCCGCTGTTCCGCTTCGAGACGGAGGAGGAGGCCGTGCGCATGGCCAACGCCACCGAGTTCGGTCTGGCCGCCTACTTCTACAGCCGCGACATCGGGCGCGTCTGGCGGGTGGCGGAGGCGCTGGAATACGGCATCGTCGGCATCAACGAGGGCATCATCTCCACCGAGGTCGCCCCCTTCGGCGGCATGAAGGAAAGCGGCATCGGCCGCGAGGGTTCCAAGTACGGCATCGAGGATTACTTGGAAATCAAGTATTTGTGCATGGGCAGCATCGGCGGCTGA
- the panC gene encoding pantoate--beta-alanine ligase, with protein MTSLAAARLPESEQPLPVVRSVDDLRTQVSAWHRDGKTVALVPTMGALHDGHLALVRRARELADRVVSSVFVNPTQFAPHEDFDRYPRDEAGDSGKLASAGCHLLYAPTVRAMYPEGFATTISVGGPAEGLCGTFRPQMFGGVALVVTKLFLQAQPDVAVFGEKDYQQLMVIRRFARDLDIPVRVEGLPTVREADGLAMSSRNAYLSADERARAPELNRALLDAASALAGGAEAATVLEAVRARITAAGFGSIDYVELRDADTLAPVTRVERPARLLAAAWMGKARLIDNVPVLPA; from the coding sequence ACAGCCCCTGCCGGTCGTCCGCAGCGTGGACGATCTCCGCACCCAGGTCTCCGCCTGGCATCGCGACGGCAAAACGGTGGCCCTGGTGCCGACCATGGGGGCCCTGCACGACGGCCATCTTGCCCTGGTGCGCCGCGCGCGTGAGCTGGCGGACCGGGTGGTCTCCAGCGTCTTCGTCAACCCGACCCAATTCGCCCCGCACGAGGACTTCGACCGCTACCCGCGCGACGAGGCCGGGGATTCGGGCAAGCTCGCCTCGGCGGGCTGTCATCTGCTCTACGCCCCCACGGTGCGCGCGATGTACCCGGAGGGCTTCGCCACGACCATCTCGGTCGGCGGCCCGGCGGAGGGGCTGTGCGGCACCTTCCGGCCCCAGATGTTCGGCGGTGTCGCCCTGGTCGTGACCAAGCTGTTCCTGCAGGCCCAGCCCGATGTGGCGGTGTTCGGGGAGAAGGATTACCAGCAGCTCATGGTCATCCGCCGCTTCGCCCGCGATCTCGACATCCCGGTGCGGGTGGAGGGGCTGCCGACGGTGCGCGAGGCCGACGGGCTCGCCATGTCCTCGCGCAACGCCTACCTTTCCGCCGACGAGCGCGCCCGCGCGCCGGAGCTGAACCGTGCGCTTCTCGACGCCGCCTCGGCGCTGGCCGGCGGCGCGGAGGCCGCCACAGTCCTGGAGGCGGTGCGGGCGCGCATCACCGCCGCCGGTTTCGGCTCCATCGACTATGTCGAGCTGCGCGACGCCGACACGCTGGCGCCGGTGACCCGCGTGGAGCGTCCGGCGCGCCTGCTGGCCGCCGCCTGGATGGGCAAGGCCCGCCTGATCGACAACGTGCCGGTCCTTCCGGCGTAA
- a CDS encoding class II 3-deoxy-7-phosphoheptulonate synthase encodes MVERWSPDSWRSKPARQLPTYPDPSKVEAVEQRLSSYPPLVFAGEARRLKDSLAAAAAGNAFLLQGGDCAESFAEFHPNNIRDTFRVLLQMAVVLTFGAAIPVVKVGRMAGQFAKPRSADTEVLEGIELPSYRGDIINGFDFTPDARVPDPERMMQAYTQAAATLNLLRAFSQGGYADLHKVHQWTLGFVERSPAGEQFREIANRLDETLGFMAACGITAQTTPQIRETEFFTSHEALLLPFEQAMTRVDSTTGDWYDVSAHMLWIGDRTRQLDGAHVEFLRGVKNPIGLKCGPTTDPDELIRLIDLLNPTNEPGRLTLIVRMGADKVAEKFPPLLRKVQREGRVVVWSSDPMHGNTVKSSSGYKTRPVEKVLSEARDFFAVHEAEGTHAGGVHFELTGQDVTECTGGAQAITDHKLALRYHTACDPRLNASQALELAFLLAEELKRARLKRDADRRAAAE; translated from the coding sequence ATGGTTGAGCGTTGGTCCCCCGACAGCTGGAGGTCGAAGCCGGCGAGGCAGCTTCCGACCTATCCGGACCCGTCCAAGGTCGAAGCGGTCGAGCAGCGCCTGTCCTCCTATCCCCCGTTGGTCTTTGCGGGCGAGGCGCGCCGGCTGAAGGACAGCCTCGCCGCCGCCGCCGCCGGCAACGCCTTCCTGCTGCAGGGCGGCGACTGCGCGGAGAGCTTCGCGGAGTTTCACCCGAACAACATCCGCGACACCTTCCGCGTCCTGCTGCAGATGGCCGTCGTGCTGACCTTCGGCGCCGCCATCCCGGTGGTCAAGGTGGGCCGCATGGCCGGGCAGTTCGCCAAGCCGCGCTCCGCCGACACCGAGGTGCTGGAGGGGATCGAGCTTCCGTCCTACCGCGGCGACATCATCAACGGCTTCGACTTCACGCCGGACGCCCGCGTTCCCGACCCGGAGCGCATGATGCAGGCCTACACCCAGGCCGCCGCCACGCTGAACCTGCTGCGCGCCTTCTCGCAGGGCGGCTACGCCGACCTGCACAAGGTCCACCAGTGGACGCTGGGCTTCGTCGAGCGCTCCCCCGCCGGTGAGCAGTTCCGCGAGATCGCCAACCGGCTGGACGAGACGCTGGGCTTCATGGCGGCCTGCGGCATCACCGCCCAGACCACCCCGCAGATCCGCGAGACCGAGTTCTTCACCAGCCACGAGGCGCTCCTGCTGCCGTTCGAGCAGGCGATGACCCGCGTCGACAGCACCACCGGCGACTGGTACGACGTCTCGGCCCACATGCTGTGGATCGGCGACCGCACCCGCCAGTTGGACGGCGCGCATGTGGAGTTCCTGCGCGGCGTGAAGAACCCGATCGGCCTGAAGTGCGGCCCGACGACCGATCCGGACGAGCTGATCCGCCTGATCGACCTGCTGAACCCGACCAACGAGCCGGGCCGCCTGACCCTGATCGTCCGCATGGGCGCCGACAAGGTGGCGGAGAAGTTCCCGCCCCTGCTGCGCAAGGTGCAGCGCGAGGGCCGCGTCGTCGTGTGGTCCAGCGACCCGATGCACGGCAACACCGTCAAGTCCTCCAGCGGCTACAAGACCCGCCCGGTGGAGAAGGTGCTGTCGGAGGCGCGCGACTTCTTTGCGGTGCACGAGGCCGAGGGCACCCACGCCGGCGGCGTCCATTTCGAACTGACCGGCCAGGACGTGACGGAGTGCACGGGCGGCGCCCAGGCGATCACCGATCACAAGCTGGCGCTGCGCTACCACACCGCCTGCGACCCGCGGCTGAACGCCAGCCAGGCGCTGGAACTGGCCTTCCTGCTGGCCGAAGAGCTGAAGCGCGCCCGCCTGAAGCGCGACGCCGACCGCCGCGCCGCGGCGGAGTAA
- a CDS encoding AmpG family muropeptide MFS transporter produces MKPSSWGQAASVYLDRRVLAILFLGFSEGLPLALTGSTLSIWLREGGVSKTAIGLFALVTMPYALKFVWAPLIDRLRLPVMTRLFGRRRGWALVAQAGLMAALIGLGSTNPVTDLWWTAMLAVVVAFFSASQDIVVDAYRVEVLEEHQQAAGAAILVLGYRFGMLAAGAGALYLAEFFGWHVAYYVMAGLVAVGMVTILLNREPKVADTAESKAREQHVADWLAARPHLTGWKADLLAWIYGAVVAPFVEFMTRPAWAAVLLFIACYKLGDVLAGVMSAPFYVDLGFEKTEIANVTKLFGLWATIIGGLIGGVLVGRIGVLRGLLVGGLMQMLSNLGYVMLAQVGHDVSALAVTVALENVCGGIATAAFVAYLSSLCNTAYTATQYALLSSFYKLGGDLFGASSGWLAERMDWSSFFLLSTGGAVPGLLVLMWLMTRPRREEAVVKV; encoded by the coding sequence GTGAAACCATCCTCCTGGGGTCAGGCGGCCTCCGTCTATCTTGACCGGCGCGTTCTCGCCATTCTGTTCCTCGGCTTTTCCGAAGGGCTGCCGCTGGCGCTGACCGGGTCCACCCTGTCGATCTGGCTGCGCGAGGGTGGCGTCAGCAAGACGGCCATCGGCCTGTTCGCGCTGGTCACCATGCCCTATGCGCTGAAGTTCGTCTGGGCGCCGCTGATCGACCGGCTGCGCCTGCCGGTGATGACCCGCCTGTTCGGGCGGCGGCGCGGCTGGGCGCTGGTGGCGCAGGCCGGGCTGATGGCGGCCCTGATCGGGCTGGGCAGCACCAACCCGGTCACCGACCTGTGGTGGACCGCCATGCTGGCCGTGGTTGTGGCCTTCTTCTCGGCCAGCCAGGACATCGTGGTCGACGCCTACCGCGTCGAGGTTCTGGAGGAGCACCAGCAGGCCGCGGGTGCGGCCATCCTCGTGCTTGGCTACCGCTTCGGCATGCTGGCGGCGGGAGCGGGGGCTTTGTACCTCGCGGAGTTCTTCGGCTGGCACGTCGCCTACTACGTCATGGCCGGGCTGGTCGCGGTCGGCATGGTGACGATTCTGCTGAACCGCGAGCCGAAGGTCGCGGACACCGCGGAGTCCAAGGCGCGGGAGCAGCATGTGGCCGACTGGCTGGCCGCGCGCCCGCACCTGACGGGCTGGAAGGCGGACCTGCTGGCCTGGATCTACGGCGCCGTCGTGGCGCCCTTCGTGGAGTTCATGACGCGCCCGGCCTGGGCGGCGGTCCTGCTGTTCATCGCCTGCTACAAGCTGGGAGACGTGCTGGCCGGGGTGATGTCGGCGCCCTTCTACGTCGATCTCGGCTTCGAGAAGACGGAGATCGCCAACGTCACCAAGCTGTTCGGCCTGTGGGCGACGATCATCGGCGGGCTGATCGGCGGTGTGCTGGTCGGGCGCATCGGCGTGCTGCGCGGGCTGCTGGTCGGCGGGCTGATGCAGATGCTGTCCAACCTGGGCTACGTCATGCTGGCGCAGGTCGGGCACGACGTGTCGGCGCTGGCGGTGACGGTGGCGCTGGAGAATGTCTGCGGCGGCATCGCGACGGCGGCCTTCGTCGCTTATCTGTCGAGCCTGTGCAACACCGCCTACACGGCCACGCAATACGCGCTGCTCAGCAGTTTCTACAAGCTGGGCGGGGACCTGTTCGGGGCGTCGTCCGGCTGGCTGGCCGAGCGGATGGACTGGAGCAGTTTCTTCCTGCTGTCCACCGGCGGGGCGGTGCCGGGGCTGCTGGTTCTAATGTGGCTGATGACGCGGCCAAGGCGGGAGGAGGCGGTGGTGAAGGTCTGA
- a CDS encoding flagellar basal body-associated FliL family protein has product MSRTIRQNAPNIAAAPSTLDRLSRRVVVGLLCTMAGLAAAGTGGAFLLKPGTAQAGRVVGDTLRTAANYARLPAMIFTLSDGDRLRELRVRVVLDMEPTAPAKTVESYGPRIASAMTNVMLETDPGELRGRNGAFYIKDAVMRTAAKELGQ; this is encoded by the coding sequence ATGAGCCGGACAATCCGCCAGAACGCGCCGAACATTGCGGCAGCTCCCTCGACGCTGGATCGTCTCAGCCGCCGGGTGGTGGTCGGGCTCCTCTGCACCATGGCCGGGCTGGCCGCCGCGGGCACCGGAGGGGCCTTCCTGCTGAAACCCGGTACGGCGCAGGCCGGACGTGTGGTGGGGGACACGCTGCGCACCGCCGCCAACTACGCGCGGTTGCCGGCGATGATTTTCACGCTGAGCGACGGCGATCGGCTGCGTGAGCTGCGGGTCCGCGTGGTGCTCGACATGGAGCCGACGGCCCCCGCCAAGACAGTGGAAAGCTATGGGCCGCGCATCGCCAGCGCGATGACCAACGTGATGCTGGAGACCGACCCCGGTGAACTGCGCGGGCGCAACGGCGCCTTCTACATCAAGGACGCGGTGATGCGCACTGCCGCGAAGGAACTCGGCCAATGA